The DNA region CGGGGCTGGCAGAGGTCTGGACGGCCATCGGCTGCGTTGCGGGAATTATTACCGCCTGGGCGCTGCTCGCCTATCGACTTCGCGACGAAGCGGAAAAGTATGAAATCAACACCTTTACCGATTATATCGCCAAGCGCCACGGAGAAGTTGGGAATAGCATTCGCGTCGTCGGCAGTCTGGTGATTGTGTTTTTCTTTTTCTTTTACGTTGGCGCGCAATTTATCGGCGGCGGTAAGACTTTGCACACGCTTTTTCATCTTGACCCGAAATGGGGCATTTTGATCACAGCCGCGATTATTGTGCCCTACACGATTTACGGCGGTTTTCAGAGCGTGGTTTACACGGATGTGGTGCAGGCCATTGTGATGATTACAACTCTTGTGATCGGGCCTATCGTAGGAATAATTTATCTCGCTACACACAGCGACAGTGGACTTTTTGCTGCGTCGATGACCGAAGCTTTGCAGAAAGCCGGCACAAGTTACACTTCTTTGACCGGCGCCGCTTCCGGATTTGCCGCCGGAATTGTTATTGTTGGCGGATTTTCCTGGTTTTTCGGCTATCTGGGCGGACAGCCGCAATTGAGTATGCGTTTTATGGCGATCCGGGACACGGCAAATGCACGCCAGGCAAGAAATATCGGAATTGTCTGGACAGTGGTTGCTTACATCGGCGCATTGTCGCTCGGCTGGATCGGGTTGGCAATTTTCGGGCCGCACGGATTATCGGACCAGGAATATGTGATGCCGTCCGTTTTGCTGCGCCTTTTCCCGCCGGCAATTGCCGCCATTCTCATCACCGGAGCCATCGCGGCAATGATTTCCACTGCGGACTCACTGCTCATTCTTTCGGCGACCGAATTGTCGGAGAGCTTGCTTAAGCCCTGGCTTAAAAATGAAAATATTCACCGGCATTTATTCACGAGCCGATTGATCACCGCGGGCTTGGCGATCATCGCGCTAATTGCTGCGTACTTGTCGCCGACAAAATTAATTTTTACGCTCGTGGGCTACGTCTGGGCCGGCATCGGCGGAACGTTTTCCGTGGTGATTTTGCTGACGCTTTTCTGGAAAAAATTTCATGGCAAAGCAGCGCTGATCACGATAATTACCGGCATGGCATTTACGATTTTCTGGATTTCGACCGGACTGGATGCGAAAATAATTACTGCGAGAGTAATGACTTTCGTTGTCGCCGGAATGGTGGCGGTTTTGTCATCTCTTTTGCTGAAAAGTGAATGAAAAAAATCTAAGGCAAATCAAAAAAGCCCGAAAATTTTTTCAATTGGTTAGAAGTTGTTAATCACTTTTCACAAGAAAAGACGCATTTCCGGCTGTGAATGTTAATGAGCCTTTTCGTTTTTCCATTACTTCAAAAACGATAATTTCCTAACATAAGATCGAGTATCGTTA from Calditrichota bacterium includes:
- a CDS encoding sodium/proline symporter, with protein sequence MENTTQILIVMIAYLSLLILWGLYQGRKVKSNVDYAIAGRKLPGWAAALSERATGESSWALLGLPGAAYASGLAEVWTAIGCVAGIITAWALLAYRLRDEAEKYEINTFTDYIAKRHGEVGNSIRVVGSLVIVFFFFFYVGAQFIGGGKTLHTLFHLDPKWGILITAAIIVPYTIYGGFQSVVYTDVVQAIVMITTLVIGPIVGIIYLATHSDSGLFAASMTEALQKAGTSYTSLTGAASGFAAGIVIVGGFSWFFGYLGGQPQLSMRFMAIRDTANARQARNIGIVWTVVAYIGALSLGWIGLAIFGPHGLSDQEYVMPSVLLRLFPPAIAAILITGAIAAMISTADSLLILSATELSESLLKPWLKNENIHRHLFTSRLITAGLAIIALIAAYLSPTKLIFTLVGYVWAGIGGTFSVVILLTLFWKKFHGKAALITIITGMAFTIFWISTGLDAKIITARVMTFVVAGMVAVLSSLLLKSE